The following DNA comes from Gemmatimonadaceae bacterium.
GTCGAAGCAAAAATGATCCGGAGTTCGTTCCACCCAGCGGCGTGCCGTCTCCTCGGAGGGCATTGCGTAATAAGTCGCGTCGACTTCGACCATCGACAGCTGTGACGCGTAAAACCGCAGTCGCGGCTCGGGATTTGTTGCCCCCGGTGGATAAAACACATCGTCAGCGATGAGCGTTGGATCGGTCCATCCCGCTACACCAGTGAATATTTCACTGCCCTTCCACTTCAGAGGAGCCGCAGCACACAGGGGCAGCGCATCGGCACGCCGGCGAGCCACTGTCCACCCGGGATCATGCACTGGATGCCAGCCCGATTCGGAAACCGCGGGTGCCGATGCCGCCATGGATTCGATTGCGTCGAGATCATCGGGAATCGGTGTTGGCGGAGCAAGCGTCTGCGCAATCATCGCCGCGACACGGCCCGGCGCCTCACGTGTAAGCGTTCCGATGAGCGCCGCCTCGGGAAGATTCTTCCAGTAACGCACCGGCATTTCGGCGCGCATGGCAGTTCGGTTGAGACGCGCGGGATTGAAGATCGCGGCATAGTACGTCCGCCAGAGCTCGTCCTGCGAATCCTCATCCGTGGGCGCGAGGTGGCGCTCGATGCCGTCGCTCAATTGCAACGATTCTCCGTCCCACCGCGCGCACCCGTCTGGCGTGAGTATGGACCACCGCATCGATGGAAAACGCCTGACGAAGAAGGGGGCGGTACGCTCCACTACGCAGTGCGCTGGCTCGAACCAGGAGACAAACTCTTCCTCATCGCTATCCGGATGTCTCATAGCGCGAAAGCGAACGAACGCCTTCATTTTGTGCGCTGCGCGCCGTACCGCTCGATGCATGTGTATCAATCGATGAACAAGCGGATCTGACGCAACCTGAAGGATGTGGCTCTCGCCATGCGTTAGCCGCCACAACAGACTGTAAAGCAGCGACCATCGGACAGGATCGCGATTGCATGCTACGCTGCCTGCAAGTGCGACGAAGTGCCGCGGCACGCGCATGCTGCCAAGATCATGGGCGGCTTCAGTGATCGGATCGCCAAAAAGGCGTGTCGCGGAGCCGTCGTCAAACCACTCGAGCTGGTCAGGAGGAATCTGCGCTGCCAGCGACCGGCGGGCATCCCTGCGCCATCGGCTCAAACGCTCCGGAACCATGACTGCGGCAGTGATCACAATTCGCCGGTGCGTGCCGCCACTGCAGGGGAAGACCAGAGATCGAGCTGGCCTGACGTTCTGACCCGGTGCAGGAGGTGAGACGATTCGGGATCCAGACGACCCGGCGTGTAGTCGGCGGTAGTGATGAACGGCCGAGCTCGCGATAACGCGACCTGGAGCCGTTGCAGATCATCCATTCGGAGTCGTGTCCAGCGTCGAGCGGCGATAATCCGCTTGACGCTGCGTACGCCGATACCGGGGATGCGTAGCAGCTCCTCCTTCGGCGCGACGTTGACGTCCATCGGGAATCGATCGCGATTGCGAAGAGCCCACGCAAGCTTCGGGTCGAAGTCAAGCTCGAGGTTGGGAGTCGCGAGCGTGGTGAGCTCATTCACCCCGAACCCGTAGAACCGCATCAACCAGTCCGCCTGATAAAGGCGATGCTCCCGCAGCAGTGGCGGAGCCGCAGCGGGCAGGACGTTCGATGCATCCGGAATGGGACTGAAGGCCGAGTAATACACGCGCTTCAGCTTTTGCTCGGCGTAAAGCTTTGCGGATGTCTGGAGCAATACCGAATCTGTTGCGTCAGTGGCCCCCACAATCATCTGGGTTGCCTGCCCAGCCGGGGAGAATGCTATCGGGCTGCGTGTAACTCCCGGGCGTTTGACCTGTGCCTGATTCTCCCGGGCTTCGGCGATACCGTCACGGATCGTACCCATCGCCCGAGTGATCTGCACGAGATTTTTTTCTGGAGCCAGTGCGTCGAGATCGTTCTGGCGTGGAAGCTCCACGTTGATGCTGAGGCGATCTGCCCAGCGTCCGGCTTCGCGGATCAGTTCCGGCGCCGCGCTGGGAATGGTCTTCAGATGGATGTAGCCCGCGAATCCGTGGGTAAGCCGCAGCGTTTTCGCGACGGCAATGAGCTGCTCCATCGTGTAGTCCGAGTCACGGATAATGCCCGAGCTGAGAAACAGGCCCTCAATGTAATTTCGACGGTAGAAGTCGAGGGTGAGCCGGACTACTTCGTCGGGAGTGAAACGGGCCCGCCGAACGCCGCTGGACCGACGGTTGATGCAATAAGAGCAATCGTAAATGCAGAAGTTCGTCAGAAGGATTTTCAGCAGCGATACGCAGCGTCCATCGGGCGTGTAACTATGGCAAATGCCGGTGCCCTCGGTCGATCCAATTGCGTTTTTGGCCGCCTTTCGCCCCTTGGCCCCGCTGCTTGCACACGATGCATCGTACTTGGCGGCATCGGCGAGAATCGCGAGTTTCCCGATGATTGTCATGCACCGAAGATAAGCCGAAACACAGCCTGGATCAACGCGCGCGCCGATCTCGAGCCAAGTCTGATCCAACTCTGACTCTGGGATGAGGCCGGGATGAGGGGTGATGCGCAGTATACGCACGCAGGCGCGCTGTGAAATACTCACATCTACTACGGCGGCACTCATGTTTGTACCAAACACCTACTTCGCGGCCGTCCGCTTTGGCGTTGCTGCAATCCTGACAGTCGGATGCAGTGAGCCCTCTGGCCCTGGAGGCACCGCCGAGGCCAGAACGATCCGTGTAAATATCGCAACGACAGGCGCCCCCGCAGACCTCGATCGGGACGGCTATACTCTCAGCTTCGATGGCGGGGTGGGCCGACCTGTTTCTGGCAACATTGCGGTGCTGATACCCGACGTATCACCGGGCGCGCATCTGGTGGAGCTCAGCGGCCTGGCGCCAAACTGTTCAATTGATGGTACCAACCCGCGCTCGGTGGACGTGACCGGAAACGACACAACAGCTCCGATTTTTGTGTCCTTCTCCGTTTTCTGCATCCCGATGACGGGTAGTATCCGGGTATCGACCGTTACATCGGGTCCCGACACGGATTCGGACGGTTATCTGGTGTTTTTGCCGTCCGTTCCACCTATCAAATTCCCGGCGAATGGGTACGCAAACGATCGCGGGGATCAGGGTCGGTCAATATCAGGTCGGCCTGAGCGGTGTGGCTGACAACTGTAGCGTCGATCAGCCCAGTCCAAGGGTGACGGTTGCGTACGGCCAGACGGTCGACGTGTCGTTTGCAATTAGCTGCGTCACAGCAGGGACCTTTCAGGTGACGACAACTACTACCGGGGTCGTGCTCGATTCGAACGGATACTATATCCAAATCAAGAGGCAAGGTTCAAATAGTAGTGCAGGCGCTAACACTCCAGTGAATGGGACGGTCACTCTCGGCAGCCTGCTCCCCGGTGACTACCTGCTCACGCTTTTCGATGTAGCGCCGAATTGCGATCCGGTGACGCCGAGCCCGCGTGTGGTTACCGTCGGCGCGGGAAGTCCGACTCAGATTGTCGTGGACGTTCGGTGCTCAACTCCTGCACAGCTCGCATTCGTAAAAGTTGTCACCGCCAACAATCGCGAGATCATGGTGATCAACTCCAATGGCACCGGTGAGAGGCAACTAACCTTCGAGCCTTCGGCGGATGTTGATCCTGCGTGGTCGCCGGACGGTAACAGGATTGCTTTCGCCAGCGACCGTGACGGCAACCGCGAGGTTTACGTGATGAACGCGGACGGCTCGGCCCAGGTCCGACTCACCAGCACTGCTTCGGGAGACTATCATCCAGCCTGGTCGCCCGACGGCCGGAGGATTGCCTTCGTCAGCGAGCGCAACGGCAATGCCGAGATCTATGTGATGAATGCCGACGGTACGAATCCTCTGCGTCTCACGAGCGACAGCGCGACCGACGATGACCCTGCGTGGTCGCCCGATGGACGCCGAATCGCGTTCCGAAGTGGCAGGACGGGGGGAGGGGATATCTATGTGATGAATGCGGACGGCTCGGAGCAGAGCCGCCTCACAACGAACATTTATCCAGACGCTCAGCCGTCATGGTCGCCAGCCGGAACCAGAATCGCATACTCCGGTGGCGTATCATCTTCATTGCGCGATATATATGTGATAAACACCGACGGCACAGGGTCGACGCGTTTCATGCTGGAGTATCTTTTGCCCGAAGACCCGACGTGGTCCCCAGATGGGCGCAAGATCGTTATCGCCGGGCTCTATTCCGATTATTATTACGACGACGTCTCTCTAATTCAGATTGTCACGGCGAACGGTACCCCGCATTCCACGACAATCGAGGGTAACGCCCCCACACGGGTCACTCACGTCTCCCAGCCGACTTGGCGGCCGTGACGGACGTGCGAAAGGGTGGAGAATTTCGATGAAATTCCGACAAGCGTTACGGACAAACCCCTGCGGCCGGACCGACTACAGCGAGCGCGTTCGCCACTGGCCGTTCGCCGGTGGCGTCTGACGGCCGGTTAACAAATCGGCCGTTGACAACCATGGTGGTGGAGCCACCACCATCGGTATTCATTGCCTCCATGGCACCGAGTCGCGTGAGCAGGGCCGTAAGCTCGATGAGTGTCATCCCGGCGCTATAGCCGGGCTGACGGCCGTCGACGGTAACGAGTAGCACTTTCCGGTCGCCCGTCACTGCGAACGCGGTGCGCGGATGTCGCTCGGCGGCGACAGTGCCGGCAAATGGTGCGAGGCTGATTCCGGCGCGCAACAACTGCGGATCGCCGGCAATCATCTCGGCGACTGCCGCTGGCGCGGCCGGGAAGCGCATCACCCACGAGATGGTATCGCCGACCGCAATGTTGGCGCGGAGATAAGCAGCGCCTCGTCCCTTTCCAGCGAGCACCATACCGTCGCTGGGAATGGCAACTCCGGCGGGCACGGTGTCGATACTTTGTGCTACCGCGCGAACCGTGTCTCCCACACCAGGCGCGCGCCGAATGATCCGCGCGACGACCTCTACTGCGGCCTCTGCGTCGAGAGTAGTCGGCCCGACGAACCTGTTGTAGAGAGCGATACGAAGCGTATCGGGTTGCTCGTTGACGCGGCGCATCTCTGAGGTCACACCGCGCCGCGAGCGAAGCGTTCCGGTGAGTTGATCGGCACCGAAGAAGGTGGTAGCCGTAGTCGTGACGCCGAATACGGGGCGGCTTGTGTAACCACGCAGCGGCTCGCCTTCGGTAACCTGTGTACCGCTCGGGTAGCCGGCCGGCGTGAAACTGAAGTAGTCTCCGTTGACGGCGGCAAATACCGGGCGGTTCAACCGGTTCGCAAGACGCGCAGAGAGTTGCGTCGTAGTTTCGCGTCCTACCAGTTGATCGAGCGCCTTCACTGTTCGGAGCGCCACACCGCATCGCGCAAGGTCGATCTCTACAATATTTACCGCCCACGGTCCGGCGACTTCCCAGCGAAACGTATGACGAACGCCGGGAGCAATGTCGAATGAACGAATCGTGTCCGTGGGGACGCTCGGCACTGGAGTTGGCGCAGGCGCGGGCGCCGTAACGGGCCGCGGCTCGGAACAGCTGAGCGCGGCGAGCAGTGCAACTGCGAGATGGCAGCGCGCAAGCGTTGTTCGGCCGATAAGGGGCGGGGTGATCTTCATGTGAATCCGGGCCTCCGCTCTTCCAAGGTTTGCAGCGTGTGTGCTGATGCAAGAAGGCGCAAAGACAATATGAGTGCCCTCCATCTCAGGCGCCACTGACCTTGCTCGATTACCGGGCGATCACACGCTGGCGCCCGACTTGCGAAGTGTGTCCGTTCGAACGGTGTCCGTTCGATGAAAAGTGTTCGTTTCATGTAGAAGAGGAAGCAACCATGTACCGAAGCAACCGAGTCAAGCTCATCGTCGGATTTGCCGTCACGCTCGCAACTGCTGGATGCGTCAGCTCGAACGACGACGAAAACGCCGTGCCGGCCGACAGCGCCGGGATCCCCAGGACTGTAACCACCGTGCCGGCCACGCCTGATTCCGTGGCCATGCCCGTGGCGCCTCCCGATTCGGTGGCGATGGTGCCTCCTGCAGCGCCTGTCTCCGACATGCGCCTCGAAGTGGATCTGGCTGCCAGAAAACTCTACGCGTACAAGGGCAGCGAGCGAGTTGCGACGCATTCTGTTGGGGTGGGATCGAAGGAGTGGCCGACAAAAACAGGCGAGTGGAGGGTGACTCAGGTGGTCTTCAACCCCGAGTGGGTTCCACCCGACGAAACGTGGGCGGAGGAGAAGGAGCCGCGCGAGCCAGGCGACCCGAAGAACCCGCTCGGAAGGATTCAGCTGGTGTATGATCCTCCGCGCTCGATCCACGGTACAAACGCCCCTTCCTCGATCGGCAAGGCGATCTCGCATGGCTCGATCCGCGTGACGAACCAGGTCGGGCTGAAAGTCGCGAAACAGTTGCTGGAATCGGCCGGAGTCGGCAAGGATTCAGCGTGGTACAAGGAGGCTGCGCAGAATCGATCGGTGAAGCAGATTGTGGACCTCCCGGGAGGGGTACCGATAAAGGTGTTTTAGGGCTTTACTTCCGGGCCGCATCCAACCCGATGCCGCGTACAGGCTGCGTGGCGACGATACCGTACCGGTCTCGAGAACGGACAAGACTCCAGAAAGGACATTTGACCGATGCCAATCGTGGCCGGCAGGATTTTGCCAGCGTTGCTGCCGGTAGCACTGCTCCTGGTGGTCGCTCAGACAGGCTCCGCGCAGAGCGCGGATACCGCCGTTCGTGAGGCCTGGTGGCATCGGATATCTGCCGGAGGCGACATGCGCCTACGCATGGAAACGTTTCAGCAGGACAGCGCATTCGACCGGTTTCGCGGCAGGGTGAGGCTGCGGGTCTCGGCTGGCGCGCGGATCAACAAGGATTTCGATGTAGGTGTGCGTCTGGCGACGGGAAGTCCGTCGGAACTGACCTCAACCAATCAGACATTCGGGCAATGGGGAACACGCAAGCCTGTCACGCTCGACCGGGCGTTCGCGGTTTATCATCCATCCCGAATTCCGGCATTACGTATTGGCGCAGGCAAGTTTGCGTATCCGGTGCGGCTGACGAACATGATCTGGGACGAAAACCTCAGTTGGGAAGGCGCGTACGAGCAGCTGGGGACATCCAGGGGCGGCGTTGATTTCAAACTGACTGCGGTGCAGTCGCAGATGAACGAGTTGCGCCGGGCGAAGGACTCATATCTTTACGTCGAGTCTGCCGAGTTGCGGTTTGCTACCGGGCGTTACCGCACCGGGCTCACTGTGTCGTCACTGAAGTTTACCAATCCGGATCCGCTTGCCGTTGACATCGACAATAATGTGCTCAACGGCCGGAGTACTAATCGTCTGGAGCGCAACGCGAGCGGGTCGGTGACCGGGTATGCCTCTGACTTCAATCAGATCGACCTGATAGCCGACGTTGCGGCAGAAACCGGGCGCAAGGGATATCCCATCAAAGCCACCGCGGATTTCGTGAGGAATCTGGACGCATCTACGGAAGACGATTCCGGCATATGGATTGAAGGACAGTACGGCGAGGCGAAGGCGATCCGCAGCTTCATGGTCGGATATACCTTTGCGCGCATCGAACAGGATGCCGCGCTCGGGGCGTTTGTGTTTGACGACATGCTCGGCTCGAACGCAGTCATGCATCGCCCGTTCGTCTCCTATGTACCGCTGGCGAATGTCAACGTCGATGTCGGCTTGATTTTCTCCAGGTGGATCAAACCGCGGCCAGAAGACAACAACAACCTGTTGACCCGCGTTCAGCTGAGTGCGCGCGCGCTTTTCTGAGCGCGGGGCCAGGAATGCTGTTAGCCCGAATTCTGGCCATTAGATTCATCTGAGTACAGCGCCCCGCGAAGATCACCTCGTCGGGGCGTCGACACATTCCCCTCTCGATACCAAGCACCCGCCAGTGACCGAGTTGGAATCCGCGATCCGCCGCCGGCGGACATTCGCGATTATAAGCCATCCCGACGCCGGGAAAACGACGCTGACGGAGAAGCTCCTTCTATATGGAGGAGCCATCCATCTCGCCGGCTCGGTCAAGGCGCGCCGTGCCCAGCGCCACGCAACATCCGACTGGATGAAGCTGGAGCAGGAGCGCGGTATCTCGGTGACGTCGAGCGTGATGCAGTTCGAGTACGAGGGCTATCACGTCAACCTGCTCGACACCCCGGGTCACGAGGATTTTTCCGAAGACACTTATCGTACCCTCGTCGCTGCCGACAGCGCGGTAATGCTGCTCGACAACCGGCGCGGTGTCGAAGAACGCACCCGCCAGCTCTTCGAAGTCTGCAAGCGTCGCCGTATCCCCATCTTCACGTTCGTCAACAAATGCGACCGTGCCGGTGAGGATCCGCTCAAGCTGATCAGTGACGTCGAAGCGGACCTGGCAATAAAGTGTCACCCGATAACCTGGCCAATTTTCAGAAACGGCATCTTCGTCGGCGTATACGACCGCCGCCGGAAGCTGATCCATCTTTTTTCCCGTGACGACGAGCACGGAGCAACGCGCGCTGAGGTGAAGGTGGGTGCCATCGATAGTGCGGAGCTGCGCGATCTGCTGGGCGTCGAGTCGCACGAGCAGCTAGTGCACGACATTGCGCTTCTCGACGAAGCGGGCCACCCCTTCGATCATGACGAGCTTCTTGCCGGAGAGCTATCGCCGGTGTTTTTCGGCAGCGCGCTCACGAATTTCGGTCTCGAACCGTTTCTCAGGGAATTTCTCGAGTTGGCGCCGTCACCACTTCCACGCGACTCCACGGCGGGAGTCATTCAGCCAACCGACCCAGCGTTTACAGGTTTCGTGTTCAAGATCCAGGCGAACATGGACCCCAGGCACCGCGATCGTGTCGCATTTGTTCGCGTTTGTTCAGGCCGCTTCGAAGCGGGGATGCAGGTAAATCACGTGCGAACGGGAAAG
Coding sequences within:
- a CDS encoding TIGR03915 family putative DNA repair protein, translating into MITAAVMVPERLSRWRRDARRSLAAQIPPDQLEWFDDGSATRLFGDPITEAAHDLGSMRVPRHFVALAGSVACNRDPVRWSLLYSLLWRLTHGESHILQVASDPLVHRLIHMHRAVRRAAHKMKAFVRFRAMRHPDSDEEEFVSWFEPAHCVVERTAPFFVRRFPSMRWSILTPDGCARWDGESLQLSDGIERHLAPTDEDSQDELWRTYYAAIFNPARLNRTAMRAEMPVRYWKNLPEAALIGTLTREAPGRVAAMIAQTLAPPTPIPDDLDAIESMAASAPAVSESGWHPVHDPGWTVARRRADALPLCAAAPLKWKGSEIFTGVAGWTDPTLIADDVFYPPGATNPEPRLRFYASQLSMVEVDATYYAMPSEETARRWVERTPDHFCFDIKAHALMTGHPTSAERLPPWLKEDLPIRLRAARNVYSHHFSREAIDEVWQRFLSALAPLHAAGKLGAIMLQYPRWFTPTREAAARLSEAREHLGDMPASVELRHRDWLSDRIAPRTFRLLRELSFSYVAVDAPPGMESSMPPTFEVTNSDLAIIRLHGRRTATWETRNEIVTERYRYLYQQTQLASWLSAIQRAADGAMRVHLTFNNNHANYATTNAREMYQLLAEVV
- a CDS encoding putative porin is translated as MPIVAGRILPALLPVALLLVVAQTGSAQSADTAVREAWWHRISAGGDMRLRMETFQQDSAFDRFRGRVRLRVSAGARINKDFDVGVRLATGSPSELTSTNQTFGQWGTRKPVTLDRAFAVYHPSRIPALRIGAGKFAYPVRLTNMIWDENLSWEGAYEQLGTSRGGVDFKLTAVQSQMNELRRAKDSYLYVESAELRFATGRYRTGLTVSSLKFTNPDPLAVDIDNNVLNGRSTNRLERNASGSVTGYASDFNQIDLIADVAAETGRKGYPIKATADFVRNLDASTEDDSGIWIEGQYGEAKAIRSFMVGYTFARIEQDAALGAFVFDDMLGSNAVMHRPFVSYVPLANVNVDVGLIFSRWIKPRPEDNNNLLTRVQLSARALF
- a CDS encoding phosphodiester glycosidase family protein, with product MKITPPLIGRTTLARCHLAVALLAALSCSEPRPVTAPAPAPTPVPSVPTDTIRSFDIAPGVRHTFRWEVAGPWAVNIVEIDLARCGVALRTVKALDQLVGRETTTQLSARLANRLNRPVFAAVNGDYFSFTPAGYPSGTQVTEGEPLRGYTSRPVFGVTTTATTFFGADQLTGTLRSRRGVTSEMRRVNEQPDTLRIALYNRFVGPTTLDAEAAVEVVARIIRRAPGVGDTVRAVAQSIDTVPAGVAIPSDGMVLAGKGRGAAYLRANIAVGDTISWVMRFPAAPAAVAEMIAGDPQLLRAGISLAPFAGTVAAERHPRTAFAVTGDRKVLLVTVDGRQPGYSAGMTLIELTALLTRLGAMEAMNTDGGGSTTMVVNGRFVNRPSDATGERPVANALAVVGPAAGVCP
- a CDS encoding putative DNA modification/repair radical SAM protein produces the protein MTIIGKLAILADAAKYDASCASSGAKGRKAAKNAIGSTEGTGICHSYTPDGRCVSLLKILLTNFCIYDCSYCINRRSSGVRRARFTPDEVVRLTLDFYRRNYIEGLFLSSGIIRDSDYTMEQLIAVAKTLRLTHGFAGYIHLKTIPSAAPELIREAGRWADRLSINVELPRQNDLDALAPEKNLVQITRAMGTIRDGIAEARENQAQVKRPGVTRSPIAFSPAGQATQMIVGATDATDSVLLQTSAKLYAEQKLKRVYYSAFSPIPDASNVLPAAAPPLLREHRLYQADWLMRFYGFGVNELTTLATPNLELDFDPKLAWALRNRDRFPMDVNVAPKEELLRIPGIGVRSVKRIIAARRWTRLRMDDLQRLQVALSRARPFITTADYTPGRLDPESSHLLHRVRTSGQLDLWSSPAVAARTGEL
- a CDS encoding peptide chain release factor 3: MTELESAIRRRRTFAIISHPDAGKTTLTEKLLLYGGAIHLAGSVKARRAQRHATSDWMKLEQERGISVTSSVMQFEYEGYHVNLLDTPGHEDFSEDTYRTLVAADSAVMLLDNRRGVEERTRQLFEVCKRRRIPIFTFVNKCDRAGEDPLKLISDVEADLAIKCHPITWPIFRNGIFVGVYDRRRKLIHLFSRDDEHGATRAEVKVGAIDSAELRDLLGVESHEQLVHDIALLDEAGHPFDHDELLAGELSPVFFGSALTNFGLEPFLREFLELAPSPLPRDSTAGVIQPTDPAFTGFVFKIQANMDPRHRDRVAFVRVCSGRFEAGMQVNHVRTGKSMRLAAPQQFMARERTAITEAWPGDVIGVMDRGTLRIGDTLSGNGDLEFQGIPRFPPEHFARVIIKDPMRRKQLDAGLRQLTEEGAAQVFFTSGTDTTSPTPIVGAVGLLQFDVMLFRLETEYGVACRFEPYAGRYPRWVTGSEEDIERLARGQGTTLLYDAKGNPLLLFQDMWALKWAQDKETKMGFSENAP
- a CDS encoding L,D-transpeptidase: MYRSNRVKLIVGFAVTLATAGCVSSNDDENAVPADSAGIPRTVTTVPATPDSVAMPVAPPDSVAMVPPAAPVSDMRLEVDLAARKLYAYKGSERVATHSVGVGSKEWPTKTGEWRVTQVVFNPEWVPPDETWAEEKEPREPGDPKNPLGRIQLVYDPPRSIHGTNAPSSIGKAISHGSIRVTNQVGLKVAKQLLESAGVGKDSAWYKEAAQNRSVKQIVDLPGGVPIKVF